CACCCAAAATTCCCATCTGGGTATCCTCCAAACTCAATACATTGTCCTTCTCTTGCAATACACTCTCCTCGGCATTTCTACAAACACCTTGTGTGCAATCTGGGAATTCTTCCTTTACCTCTTTAACTTCTCCAGATATCAAGTTCCCAGATTGGGTTTTCCCAGTGGTGAAATTATCACCACCTAAAATCTCAGTAATCTCATTGAAAAGTAAGCCAAATGTACTACTAGTACTAGTTTCTGCTTGATTCTTCAAATGGGTGTCTTGGGTTTTCTTCAACCGTTTAGAAGACCTGGAAAAGCTTGAATAAGAACAAAACTGAAATTCTGAAAGCTGAGAATGAGAAAGCTTGTTGCTTGATCTTAAACACAAGGAGTGGAGCTTCATCAAATTCCTCATACTCATGGCGCGCTTTGtagaaaaaagtcaaaaacttcTTCTTGTTCAAGCTGAAGCTTACGCTAAAAGATTGTTTAGTTTTCATGGGTCTTAAAATTGGGCCATGTTTCTCTTATGGGCCTTGAACTTGGGCCCAAAGAAAATTTTCCCACCTATGGCTGTCTCTATATAtatggaaacaaaaaccaacTAGAATTGTGTGGAAGATTTTACGTGGAAGAGAAGAGAAGCGAAGCGAAGTTGATCGAAGAATTGGAAGAATGGGGTGGGTGTGGAAGGACGACGAACCAGACGAGAGCAATTCATCCGCCGGAGACGTCAGTGATAGCCGGAACCCTAGGTCCAGCGACCGGTGCTCCACCAGGAAGGTGGTGAAGTCGCAGTGCAGAACGGAGGAGGTGGAGCCCGGAAAGTTCATCAGAAAGTGCGAGAAAACTGAGGAGCTTCTCAGGGAATGCGTTGGCAAGTACGTTTCTatctttatatatgtgtatatgaaTGTATGTGTATTTGGGCTTTGTTTGGTTTCTAAGAAAATTTTAGTGACTTGTAAGGgctttgtttagattttttattgtttgggcttgtgGTGAACCAATACTAGTGCATTTGGCTatggtttatatttattttatatatatatatatatatatatttttttttttttaattatgtgattttaGTGATAAGTTTTGGTATGTGAGGTGTTTGATTGAGTGcttgttttgttgtttctttctcAATTTCTTCATTTGACTGAATACTTTTGAACAGTTAATTTCTATTTAAACATTATTTTCTGTTAGATATTAGGTTAATTGCCATTTTTGTTCCTAAAGTTTTACTTTTGTTATTTTCATCCCTAAAGGCTAAAAGTTCACATTTGATTCCAAATTTgttaatcaagaaaaaaaaaagttctataaGTACAAAGAAGctattaaaatttcttttagataaaaaataataataatttttatttgaaaaaaatataacaataaattaAAGCTCTATCAATGATAAGTTAgctagaaaaagaaatagacattgtatgaaacaaacattaaaagTTAAGACCACCCGAAAAAGAATTTGGGAAAATAATGTTTGATCTAATAGGGGGAAAAAGTgtaaataaaacccaaacaaatCATACCTTGATCACccataaaatgtaatttttcttgGGGATAAGTAGTTGGAAatgtagatttttatttttatttttttggtatacTGCACATGCATCTTATAGGTTTTGAACCCACAACTTCATCCTCTAATCTTTTATTATGGAAGAAGGAAGTGCTAACTGAGCTATAGTTCATTTCCATTCGATTGGAAATGGCAGATTTTAGATAGTTGGACTGCCAAAAGAAATCTAAGAGAGTATTTTTCAAAATGGGAATTATGAGGGAATCTGAAAATTATGTAATTTGTGGAAAAGAGAAATGGAGATTGTTTTTTTGGTAGGAAGCCACCGttccatatttatttatttatatgtttattaatttgtaCACATTGGACCCAAGACCTCACCCTTCACCTAGGTCGCGTCAGTTGAGCTAAGGCTCATTGGCAGGAAATCACCATTCCTTATGCTTGGTGTGCTTTTGGATGTAACAGCTTTTTGTTGATTGCTATTTGCTGAAAGTTGGTTGAAGTATAGTTGTATACttgtatccaaaaaataatgtgaggctttaaaaggttgtatataagtaaataagttaaaatgctgaaagaaaaacaaattaatcataaattatgTTTTAAGTAGTTTTCTTGATATTTACCATTGGTGAGGCTTCTGGTTGAACTATAGATTAATCATAAACTTCCTGATTTGTTATCCATCATACAAGTTTTATATTACAAAGTGCTCAGCTCTATTCCTTTATTTTGCTTCAAAACTGAACAGTCTTATATTGAACTACTTTAGCATTAAACCTGTGTCTTTAATTTACTGTCAATCTGCCATTATCTTATTTCTAGAACCATTATTAATCCCGTATATGTACTCTGCCATGGTTGCTCCAAATATTGTTGAATGttacttctctttcttcctAAAGTTACTTGAAATCTTTTTGCAAGAATATGTCACTCTTTCAACCTATTTTCACGGTATATGCCccacccccccccaaaaaaaaaaaaaaaaaaaaaaaatcatggtatAACTTATACTGTTTAATCATGCTTCCCTTTCATCTAATAGGATAGATTGCTTATGCTAATATTTTGTTGTTCTGTTTCAAACTTATACTGTTTCTTAAATATGatcagaaaataaaagaaataaacatgTACCATTGTAAtatttctagaaaaaaaatcctCTAAGCACGTGTGTTGGCGCATATAATGAGGCTAATTGATAATGATGACGATGATGTTttattcttcatcatcatcatcatgattattattattatcattatcattattataaaGTGCATCAAAATGAATGCAAAGCCAGAAACCTTTACATAATAATTTGTCCTTTCTCGTTTTGATTCTCAAACAGCACTTTTAAATTAGTGGAAGCCAAATGCTTAGATTATAGAATTATAGCCCATAATAGctaccaaaagaaaaacaaattacaTTAATGTTTTTCCAATGATATTCATTTGTCATGCTTGTACATTTAATCTCAAGTATAGTAAcagttttatttttgaagtctagtcattttaaaaaattttttactctgaaaaaaaatctagttattttcctattttggaaaatttcGATTTGCAAAGGGGTAACTTGTAATATTAAAaagcttaattttttaatttccagGTATATTCAGAGTTctcattttggaaaatttctgTTTGTGAAAGTTAGCTTGTAATTTAAACCATTAGTGTTGGTGGAAATTTTGGCAGACactattgttttcttttaaagCTCATAACTCAATTTGAAAACAGTTATTGATTTAGGAATTCTGTATTTAAGTAAAAGAACCTAATGTTCCATCTTAAATTGAGGTTTTCTACATCTTGTAATCTAGAAGGTTATGCTTGAGCTCTTGTCTCTATTCTTATGAGTTATTAATCAGCCAAGCATTCTTCTTATGGCTTGATCCAATCTCCTGGTCCTGTGGAAAGGCATATAATTAAATTGAGGCCTGTTAGATAGATTCCACTAAGTTCAACTTTCCTTCGAGCTCAGCTTTTTCTCTAATATGATTATATGTTTGTTTTGTATGggtacattttatttaattttttatgaggtTTGTCTGTTTATCTTCTACCTGATAGATGCATGAGAGTTTGATCAATTACTTTGTTTTACCCTTCTATAATTTTGTGTGTATGTTTTCCCCCAAAGTTTTAactattgtttgtttgtttcagttatcaaaaaaaatatttggtaaAGTACATTGCTTTATTCttcttcctaaaaaaaaaattatagttatgATTAGAGTTAACAGACTTGAAGCTATGGTACTTTTTATATGTTATTGGTTCATATTTGTTTCCAAGTGAACAGTCTgctttttataaattgttgtttTCTGTGCTGTTGAGATTTGTCACTCATTTGGGCATAGTTTTTAGGTAGAAGTAGTAATCAGGTATATCATCTGATAGCGGATGTATATACTCATTGGTTTTGGTTGCATTGGGGTCTTACACTAGTTTGGCATTGGTATGGGATTTTGGGCatgttctgtttttgttttggtttaaaaaaaatgtggttttcATATGATATATCATGGCAGATGTGATTCTGTCCAACTTCAGGTTGGTTTTGTTCACTCTTTGGGTTGGTTCTATTCTTTAAGGTTTGTAAACTTAATATAGCTCCATAAGAATATTGGAATTCCAATTAATGTGGTGGGATACCAATGCAGCTGTTACAATTCAAGCAGTGGTCATAAGAGAATATATTCTGACTGGGAGGTTAGTCTCACACTTGCCTTAATATTTTTATCAGGCCTGTTGAAGTGATGCAGTCCAACAAAGAATACACTGAAGATGATGTCACAGATGAGGTGCTTAAAGGGTCTCTCTCTTTTGGGTCATCAGAGCATGGGGCATTGGATTTCCCTGGGTTACGG
The sequence above is drawn from the Quercus robur chromosome 7, dhQueRobu3.1, whole genome shotgun sequence genome and encodes:
- the LOC126692757 gene encoding fra a 1-associated protein — translated: MGWVWKDDEPDESNSSAGDVSDSRNPRSSDRCSTRKVVKSQCRTEEVEPGKFIRKCEKTEELLRECVGKPVEVMQSNKEYTEDDVTDEVLKGSLSFGSSEHGALDFPGLRSDIEAIERSFLGGLNSFFEAAEEMKKGFFGAFGGPSLFDGEPSSSPPTRRGNPSSSPSMRRGIPIEDKAFPTEAESGNVDIAGLAKDV